The Mesorhizobium loti genome includes a region encoding these proteins:
- a CDS encoding response regulator, translated as MADARRLRVLVVEDEALVAMLIEDMLLELGYEVLGPAMRLGPALEMARDEIFDLAVLDVNLANEQSFPVAQLLQERGIPFVFATGYGLRGAGRALPGSHDASKALRIASTRGRNFSRASLGIGD; from the coding sequence TTGGCTGATGCAAGGCGCCTTAGAGTGCTCGTTGTAGAGGACGAAGCGCTCGTCGCCATGCTCATCGAGGACATGTTGTTGGAGTTGGGATACGAGGTGCTTGGGCCTGCAATGCGACTTGGCCCGGCTCTCGAGATGGCACGAGACGAAATTTTTGATCTCGCTGTTTTGGACGTCAATTTGGCGAATGAGCAATCCTTTCCAGTAGCCCAGTTGCTCCAGGAGCGAGGCATTCCCTTCGTTTTCGCGACTGGCTATGGCTTGCGGGGGGCTGGACGAGCGCTTCCAGGAAGTCATGACGCTTCAAAAGCCCTTCGAATCGCATCAACTCGCGGACGCAATTTCAGTCGTGCTAGCCTTGGAATAGGCGATTAG
- a CDS encoding PAS domain-containing protein — protein sequence MYLLGLITAAVVPVWLFAAYLLAQYAFNERARFESEARQVARQVSLVVEGEITNLATVVEGLSKSTAVAGGDLMAFQKEAARLVQGTRRVIVLRDLGRHQLINTQMPYGAELPPASPLSTSDLAKLKSSQPIVSGVYAVSGEVRIDVAIPVHGPKGEDWLLAISVPTSHIRDVMMPAVPEGWTIGVGDRDGAYVARSTRHEEMTGKPGLPEYLEKIAGRSGTFTSRNFQGMTLLAGYYRSGASNWFYTANVPLSVVQAPLWRSLAAIAALALVAMLISSALAYVVGKGFAKAARDLANRADALGQGRPVTAMSTAISEFAVIADALLAAERALAEREFELEAVLETAPAAVWFTYDPQARRVIRNRFAAELMGLPTDTRKSFGTPDLVIDTIALQGGHTVSREDRPLSRAMRGEQTDNQEFAYILPNGVQRTLLSSARPIRGTSGKVIGAVQVSLDISERKRGEEQRKLLVNELNHRVKNTLAVVQSIASQTLRNATSLPEAGRALASRLVSLAKAHDILTQENWSGADLRDVVTTALSLHADADRFQLSGDSVWLSPTLALSLSLGFHELTTNAIKYGALSGKDGTVSICWTVSGQAGRRRVRIEWRELDGPPVPAFKRKGFGTRMLERLLGPSSAGNVTITFDPTGLVCVFDIDLEEPRGTAAAS from the coding sequence TTGTATTTGCTGGGCCTGATAACCGCGGCGGTCGTGCCTGTATGGCTCTTTGCCGCCTATCTCCTAGCCCAATATGCTTTCAACGAACGGGCACGGTTCGAGAGCGAGGCCCGGCAGGTTGCACGTCAGGTGTCATTGGTGGTCGAAGGCGAAATCACCAACCTGGCTACAGTCGTTGAAGGTCTGTCCAAATCCACGGCTGTGGCTGGCGGCGACCTGATGGCGTTTCAGAAGGAAGCGGCGCGCTTGGTGCAAGGGACGCGCCGCGTCATCGTGCTTCGTGATCTGGGTCGTCATCAACTGATCAACACCCAGATGCCCTACGGCGCCGAGCTGCCCCCCGCCTCTCCGCTATCGACATCGGATCTCGCGAAGCTCAAGTCCAGTCAACCGATCGTCAGCGGCGTCTATGCCGTCTCCGGCGAAGTTCGGATTGATGTCGCAATCCCGGTGCATGGCCCAAAAGGCGAGGATTGGCTTCTCGCCATCTCCGTTCCCACCAGCCATATTCGCGACGTCATGATGCCGGCTGTGCCTGAAGGTTGGACGATTGGCGTTGGTGATCGCGACGGTGCCTATGTGGCGCGCTCTACGCGCCACGAGGAGATGACCGGTAAGCCGGGGTTGCCAGAGTATCTGGAGAAGATAGCGGGCCGCTCCGGCACTTTTACCTCCCGCAATTTCCAGGGCATGACCCTGCTCGCCGGCTACTACCGCTCCGGCGCGTCCAATTGGTTCTACACAGCAAACGTGCCACTGTCGGTCGTCCAGGCACCTCTTTGGCGCTCTCTAGCCGCGATCGCTGCCCTCGCCCTTGTGGCGATGTTGATCTCTTCCGCACTTGCCTACGTGGTCGGAAAGGGGTTCGCGAAGGCGGCCCGCGATCTGGCGAACCGCGCTGATGCTTTGGGGCAAGGGCGACCCGTCACGGCCATGTCGACCGCGATCTCCGAGTTTGCGGTGATCGCTGACGCGCTTCTCGCTGCTGAACGCGCGCTTGCCGAACGCGAGTTCGAACTGGAAGCCGTCCTGGAGACAGCCCCTGCGGCGGTCTGGTTCACATATGATCCGCAAGCACGCCGAGTGATCCGCAATCGCTTTGCGGCCGAGCTCATGGGATTGCCTACCGACACGCGCAAATCTTTCGGCACCCCCGACCTGGTCATAGACACGATCGCTTTGCAGGGTGGGCACACCGTGAGCCGCGAAGATCGACCGCTTAGCAGAGCGATGCGGGGCGAGCAGACCGACAACCAGGAATTCGCCTACATCCTTCCGAATGGCGTTCAGCGCACGCTTCTGTCGAGTGCGCGTCCAATCCGAGGCACCTCCGGCAAGGTCATAGGAGCGGTGCAGGTCAGCCTCGACATCAGCGAGCGCAAGCGTGGTGAAGAGCAGCGCAAGCTCCTCGTCAACGAGCTCAACCATCGGGTCAAAAACACCTTGGCAGTCGTGCAGTCGATCGCGAGCCAGACCCTGCGCAATGCGACGAGTTTGCCTGAGGCGGGGCGCGCGCTTGCAAGCAGGCTCGTCTCGCTCGCCAAGGCGCACGATATCCTGACGCAAGAGAACTGGAGCGGCGCCGACCTTAGGGATGTCGTCACGACGGCCCTTTCACTGCATGCAGATGCAGACCGGTTCCAACTCTCAGGAGACTCGGTGTGGCTTTCCCCCACGCTGGCGCTGTCGCTGTCATTGGGTTTCCACGAACTGACTACCAACGCAATCAAATACGGGGCTCTTTCGGGCAAAGACGGAACCGTCTCGATATGCTGGACCGTAAGCGGGCAAGCCGGGCGAAGGCGTGTTCGAATAGAATGGCGCGAGCTGGACGGTCCGCCGGTTCCAGCTTTTAAGCGGAAGGGGTTCGGTACACGAATGCTTGAAAGGCTTCTTGGGCCATCGTCTGCAGGGAACGTCACCATCACGTTCGACCCGACCGGGCTGGTGTGCGTTTTTGACATTGACCTTGAAGAACCTAGAGGGACGGCCGCTGCCTCCTGA